A single Drechmeria coniospora strain ARSEF 6962 chromosome 03, whole genome shotgun sequence DNA region contains:
- a CDS encoding Poly RNA polymerase cid13, with the protein MTSNSVPLADDMVDELAIGLDRNIHGLGLSNTPWEHATPENPVLESAHIPQPHKQLPRIPHVASSTSHQPTARFNAQQPPILPKANRKRPNQAQRRQMSSQFSIPIDPRLQPVPQRRDISSNIEDSVFSAPNRQESSQPRSYNHPPWAGQSSFTHEQHPPWNNSMPRFHHSGRQGPQMQPDPRLMTHDRPYSTGLAQGPRRQHTRPEVIAVQAGFLDRLGYRVVSTSEIERSEIAEKEAFRLRIETICRTVISRHESSEYAGADFLPLSVKLTCFGSLSSGFATKASDMDLGLFSPLSNPPPDATDSPIPRLLEKAFLEAGLGARLLSRTRVPIIKLCESPPEPLLHALIKERQKWESLAKSEVREHHGEDNHAQGTTTFRGVDECHVDSVATEGVLPCHTEFEVPCGTGGVPTRFQLRQGPNHSLPAYYGLAKRILRRAGGRDVTLSNFREFTDLDWSILNRVCEAFIRGLHDPELRKRLEVYPSLSFAPLSDFPNNHSLLAVFTQAEGEHAFLILQAWPAKAFFDIRPQAEHALRVWRDVQCRREIGIDPILYTKELQSSLEKVKNIPLIQLALLEQGEHELPSQFYQRTKSIMRSLQNGQNELSAEARDEVARRYIFGIYRRDIRQEMEMDISQTDSHLDLEAVSQRHQIVQLCKCLERSVEKEVYDSAQSADVHEYLRLLRSPLRRVQIGPHDHTYIIPLTPELLALLDRIRKLPDPQKVAPSQSGGYRDPLEFPKVGAGVQCDINFSAHLALHNTALLRCYANTDPRVRPMVLFVKHWAKVRGINSGYRGTLSSYGYVLMVLHYLVNIAQPFVCPNLQQLAAQRPPGAPATDDESTIQCQGYNVQFWRDENEILNLANSDQLNRNPHSLGHLLREFFEYFAQNGMLSSGNGGGFDWGRDVLSLRSRGGLLSKQEKGWTGAKTVFQVQQHAADLPPNLKDGHVKPGQSRPMEADETATKWQGYAKPSTADAGEVKEIRHRYLFAIEDPFELDHNVARTVTHNGIVSIRDEFRRAWKIIRTAERANASEDLLQDVSEAQLCSSSFLNLLDAIHGPPRVWDSAHWVG; encoded by the coding sequence ATGACGTCAAATAGTGTCCCTTTGGCGGACGATatggtcgacgagctggctATTGGCCTAGATCGCAATATTCACGGTCTGGGACTTTCAAACACGCCATGGGAACATGCCACCCCCGAAAACCCTGTCCTCGAAAGCGCTCATATTCCACAACCGCACAAGCAACTGCCGAGGATTCCTCATGTTGCATCATCAACTAGTCACCAGCCGACCGCTCGATTTAATGCGCAGCAACCTCCAATATTGCCTAAGGCCAACAGGAAGCGCCCAAATCAAGCACAGCGGCGGCAGATGAGTTCTCAGTTCTCAATCCCCATAGATCCCAGGCTTCAACCAGTACCTCAACGCCGTGACATATCTAGCAACATCGAGGACTCGGTCTTCTCTGCGCCAAATCGCCAGGAATCAAGCCAGCCGAGAAGCTATAACCATCCTCCTTGGGCGGGGCAGTCAAGCTTCACGCATGAGCAACACCCACCTTGGAACAACTCCATGCCACGTTTCCATCATTCTGGAAGACAGGGACCTCAAATGCAACCGGACCCACGTTTGATGACACATGATCGTCCCTACAGCACTGGCCTGGCACAAGGTCCTCGACGTCAGCACACTCGGCCCGAGGTCATCGCTGTTCAGGCAGGTTTCCTAGACAGACTGGGCTACCGAGTCGTCTCCACTTCTGAAATCGAAAGGTCGGAAATCGCTGAGAAAGAGGCTTTTCGTTTGCGGATCGAGACCATCTGCCGTACTGTGATATCTCGTCATGAGAGTTCGGAATATGCTGGCGCCGACTTTTTGCCTTTGTCTGTAAAACTTACATGCTTTGGCAGTCTATCGTCCGGGTTCGCTACCAAAGCATCCGATATGGATCTTGGGCTCTTTTCACCGTTGTCCAACCCCCCACCGGATGCAACTGATTCCCCTATTCCCCGGCTCCTCGAAAAGGCCTTTCTTGAAGCGGGTTTAGGTGCAAGACTCTTGAGCCGAACCAGGGTTCCTATTATTAAGCTCTGTGAAAGCCCGCCTGAGCCGCTACTCCATGCTCTGATCAAAGAGCGCCAGAAATGGGAGAGTCTTGCCAAAAGCGAAGTTCGCGAGCATCACGGCGAGGATAATCACGCGCAGGGCACCACCACCTTCCGAGGTGTTGACGAATGCCACGTTGATTCTGTAGCGACTGAAGGTGTACTCCCATGTCATACAGAGTTCGAGGTCCCTTGCGGGACTGGCGGAGTACCAACCCGATTCCAGCTAAGGCAAGGCCCAAACCATTCTCTCCCAGCGTATTATGGGTTGGCAAAACGAATTTTACGGCGGGCAGGTGGACGAGACGTTACACTGTCCAACTTTCGAGAGTTTACTGACCTCGACTGGTCAATTTTGAACCGCGTCTGTGAAGCTTTTATTCGGGGCCTTCACGACCCCGAGCTCCGAAAACGGCTGGAAGTATATCCCTCATTGTCCTTCGCGCCACTTTCGGACTTTCCGAACAACCATTCGCTTCTTGCCGTCTTCACTCAGGCCGAAGGGGAGCATGCTTTTCTCATTTTGCAAGCGTGGCCCGCAAAGGCATTTTTTGACATTCGTCCGCAAGCAGAGCACGCTCTCCGCGTTTGGAGAGATGTCCAGTGCCGTAGAGAGATTGGAATTGACCCCATTTTATACACCAAGGAGTTGCAATCTAGTCTCGAAAAGGTCAAGAACATACCGTTGATTCAGCTTGCCTTGCTTGAAcaaggcgagcacgagctGCCGTCACAGTTCTATCAGAGAACGAAGAGTATCATGAGGAGCTTGCAGAATGGCCAGAATGAACTTTCCGCTGAAGCCCGAGATGAAGTCGCGAGGCGGTATATATTTGGTATTTATCGACGCGACATTCGTCAGGAAATGGAGATGGATATATCTCAGACTGACAGCCACCTCGACTTGGAAGCGGTCAGCCAGCGACACCAGATTGTTCAATTATGTAAGTGCCTCGAAAGGTCTGTTGAAAAGGAAGTGTACGATTCAGCACAGTCGGCGGATGTCCACGAATATCTACGGCTGCTCCGATCACCACTTCGCAGGGTCCAGATAGGGCCTCATGATCACACATACATCATTCCTTTGACCCCAGAGTTGTTGGCTTTACTTGACAGGATCAGGAAACTTCCGGACCCCCAAAAGGTCGCACCTAGCCAGTCAGGGGGGTATCGAGACCCGCTGGAGTTTCCTAAGGTTGGAGCTGGAGTGCAATGTGACATAAACTTTTCCGCCCACCTTGCATTACACAACACGGCGCTTCTGCGCTGCTATGCCAATACGGACCCCAGAGTAAGGCCAATGGTGCTCTTCGTGAAGCACTGGGCTAAAGTACGGGGGATTAACTCGGGATATCGCGGAACCTTAAGCAGCTACGGATACGTCTTGATGGTGCTGCACTATCTTGTCAACATCGCCCAACCGTTCGTGTGCCCCAATTTGCAACAGCTTGCAGCACAAAGGCCCCCGGGTGCACCGGCCACGGACGATGAGAGCACAATTCAATGCCAAGGCTACAATGTTCAGTTCTGGCGAGACGAGAATGAGATCCTGAATCTTGCCAATAGTGACCAACTCAACCGCAACCCCCACAGCCTTGGACATCTGTTGCGGGAATTTTTTGAATACTTTGCTCAGAACGGCATGCTGAGTTCTGGTAATGGCGGAGGGTTTGACTGGGGTAGAGACGTCCTGAGTTTACGTTCGCGAGGCGGGTTGCTCTCAAAGCAAGAGAAAGGTTGGACAGGCGCCAAGACTGTTTTTCAAGTGCAACAACACGCAGCCGATTTGCCACCCAATCTTAAGGATGGGCATGTAAAACCAGGACAATCTAGACCTATGGAGGCAGACGAAACAGCGACAAAATGGCAGGGGTATGCGAAGCCATCAACTGCTGATGCCGGAGAGGTCAAAGAGATCCGGCATCGATATTTGTTTGCCATTGAGGATCCATTTGAGCTGGATCACAATGTCGCTCGGACTGTCACACACAACGGCATCGTGTCCATACGTGACGAATTTCGTCGTGCTTGGAAAATTATTCGTACAGCAGAACGGGCGAACGCATCTGAGGATCTTCTGCAGGATGTTTCAGAAGCGCAACTGTGTTCAAGTTCGTTCTTGAATTTGCTAGATGCCATCCATGGGCCGCCGAGAGTCTGGGACAGTGCACATTGGGTTGGTTGA
- a CDS encoding cis-Golgi transport protein particle complex subunit codes for MPLPSQDGSPTEPKQPLSTPAASVILPKSRHATPTIGGLLGSPSPSNLVLRKPSPSSAVLYASTLSPPGSRPMSPTAHSSPLRSVSETTPESTSRQTLMESAARNPEEPLNLILRSFVPHVSVFPSKDTEILIGGKGFRNGLWELLRPFGENIKGKMTVRDSNGVGQTLEDFSIRFTRFGSNIGHPDPSVSNSSQDPTMQSQRGGHESHLRDRKLLADVEAVVERHLSFAEQLSSPLPHFESPPSHWQIPETSSPYYSLYLRRLLSGLPITAHETFSHPVACVIAISSKNEAPIEELRALYTETNRIGTKLPPWVDSTYLRYYVLIHDEENDDITRSMALFEQMKRHLGLHCHLLRLRCSQSVETDDDSMPMPRSDWISATEELEEIRRSESDEEFEDPSHYIFESDVTAIRAFVYEMVTQSIIPTMERHISVWNDQVASRRRGIAGRFMNLSRKWTGLGSSSRSSTGGSSNSKDNYDTAGFYQAESPEAIMRKLGDYAFMLRDWKLARSTYDMLRTDFSESKAWKYHAAANEMAAISLMLMPRSLRSKNLSETVDQLLEASVYSYGTQSNSPYGAMRCLILGFELLRLSGVSHIDDAGGWGLRLLESRILGGVGDALIKERLSICYGLTAGVGSFGWGRRLRKSATWAVLAADAWCQQTKYIPAQRCLAKAQITYESLPQTQGISKFSSAIEYIASLQHELADKLPAHGDNADEEGDLGGETMKGKIDEESEALMDMRARRASVATRNSVLETAPLHGELEHGAEALINQGGFG; via the coding sequence ATGCCACTGCCCAGTCAAGATGGCTCGCCGACAGAACCGAAGCAGCCACTTTCCACACCTGCAGCTTCCGTAATACTCCCCAAGTCAAGACACGCCACACCCACCATTGGGGGACTCCTTGGGtccccgtcgccatcgaACTTGGTGCTACGGAAGCCAAGTCCATCTTCTGCTGTCTTGTATGCGTCTACGCTCTCGCCACCTGGTTCAAGACCCATGTCTCCTACTGCACACAGCTCGCCTTTGCGATCCGTCTCCGAAACAACCCCCGAGAGCACATCGCGTCAGACATTGATGGAGAGTGCTGCCAGAAACCCTGAAGAACCTCTCAATCTAATTCTGCGATCTTTCGTCCCACACGTTTCTGTATTCCCGTCGAAAGACACCGAAATCCTTATTGGCGGAAAAGGGTTTCGAAATGGGCTGTGGGAGCTATTACGACCTTTTGGCGAGAACATTAAAGGAAAAATGACCGTACGGGACAGTAACGGAGTGGGCCAAACCTTGGAGGACTTTTCGATTCGGTTTACGCGATTTGGGAGCAACATTGGTCACCCAGACCCGTCCGTGTCAAACTCCAGCCAAGACCCGACAATGCAAAGCCAGCGAGGGGGACACGAGAGCCATTTGCGAGACCGCAAATTGCTGGCAGATGTAGAGGCTGTTGTGGAGCGCCACTTGTCATTTGCCGAGCAATTATCGTCACCATTACCTCACTTCGAAAGTCCTCCATCTCATTGGCAGATCCCGGAAACCTCGTCCCCTTACTACTCCTTGTATTTGCGGCGACTACTTTCAGGGCTACCGATCACGGCTCATGAGACATTTTCGCATCCAGTGGCATGTGTTATAGCCATAAGCTCCAAGAACGAAGCCCCCATTGAAGAGCTGAGAGCTTTGTACACGGAGACCAATCGGATCGGCACAAAGCTTCCGCCCTGGGTTGACAGCACGTATTTGCGGTACTACGTGTTGATTCATGACGAGGAGAATGATGACATTACACGATCCATGGCATTGTTCGAACAGATGAAACGACATCTGGGCCTGCATTGTCATCTACTCCGCTTGCGCTGCAGTCAAAGCGTGGAGACAGATGACGATAGTATGCCAATGCCCCGAAGCGACTGGATATCTGCAACCGAAGAGCTGGAAGAGATTCGTAGGAGCGAGAGTGACGAGGAGTTTGAGGATCCATCACATTACATATTCGAATCCGACGTGACAGCGATTCGCGCCTTTGTCTACGAGATGGTTACTCAATCCATAATTCCGACCATGGAAAGGCATATCTCCGTCTGGAACGACCAAGTAGCATCGCGACGCAGAGGCATAGCGGGCCGATTTATGAATTTGTCACGGAAATGGACTGGGCTTGGCAGCAGTTCCCGATCATCGACTGGTGGGAGCAGCAACTCGAAAGACAACTACGACACGGCTGGGTTCTATCAAGCAGAGTCACCCGAGGCGATCATGAGGAAACTTGGAGACTACGCCTTTATGCTGAGGGATTGGAAGCTTGCGAGGTCGACGTATGATATGCTGCGAACAGACTTCAGCGAGTCCAAGGCGTGGAAGTACCATGCTGCGGCAAACGAGATGGCTGCGATCAGCTTAATGTTGATGCCGCGGAGTCTGAGGTCCAAAAATTTGTCGGAGACGGTCGACCAATTGCTGGAAGCTTCTGTCTACTCCTATGGAACACAATCGAACTCGCCGTACGGAGCGATGCGGTGCCTCATCCTGGGATTCGAGCTCCTTCGGTTATCAGGAGTCTCGCACATCGATGACGCAGGGGGATGGGGGCTCAGGTTGCTTGAGTCAAGAATACTTGGCGGGGTGGGGGATGCACTCATTAAAGAACGACTGTCGATTTGCTATGGATTAACGGCTGGTGTGGGAAGCTTCGGCTGGGGTAGACGACTCCGAAAATCGGCAACCTGGGCCGTTCTGGCAGCCGACGCCTGGTGCCAGCAAACCAAGTACATACCCGCGCAAAGATGCCTAGCCAAGGCTCAGATTACGTACGAGTCTTTGCCACAAACACAAGGAATTTCCAAGTTTTCAAGCGCTATCGAGTACATCGCATCGCTGCAgcacgagctcgccgacaaACTCCCAGCGCATGGTGACAACGCTGACGAGGAGGGTGACCTCGGAGGTGAAACAATGAAAGGCAAAATCGACGAGGAGAGTGAGGCCCTGATGGATATGCGTGCCCGCCGAGCGAGTGTTGCAACTCGGAACAGCGTGTTGGAGACAGCCCCGCTCCATGGAGAGTTGGAACATGGAGCAGAGGCTTTGATTAACCAAGGGGGCTTTGGCTGA
- a CDS encoding autophagy protein Apg9, whose translation MSGIWNLGIWLYSFFFIWKSVQYFIEIRRLVYVRDFYVHLLEIPDQDMQTVSWQDIVARIMTLRDQNPKTSTNMPQNLRRFIGSQSKERLDAHDIANRLMRKENYLIAMINKDVLNLSLPLPFMRGRQLFSKTMEWYLHYGILDMAFNERGQVRQDFLRADRRGVLSQKLKQRLYFAGALNLIFAPVVLAYVIIVYFFTYYNEYQKDPKLAAARKYTALAEWKFREFNELPHIFYERLHMSFPFATRYIDQFPKRMTEDIARSLAFMSGAITAVLAVCTILDSELFLGFEITKDRTVLFYLGVFGGIWAITRGMISEETSVFNPEYALRNVIEYTHYMPDHWHGRLHSFEVKQEFSELYKMKVVIFLEEVMGIITTPMLLLFSLPMCSEQIVDFFREFTVHVDGLGYVCSFAMFDFKKGVGEVGQQQRGSHDLREDYYSTKHGKMAASYFGFLDNYVINPKTGIPGHMPPGIRQQQFHPPPAFPSLNSPTLTADLQGSNAGRAAEPGRPRGRAAGLGTMGTLRSGPGPGVAQPSPMASILLDPRHQPVTTMPSLGARSLHRSRHPRTGYRGENRIIEETLEDGPASQEFADEYDDYESGGGLGESAWETSPGKDLSRENSSAANAEELEAGVLGLIYQLRQTQHGRRGGVVL comes from the exons ATGTCCGGCATCTGGAACCTTGGTATCTGGCTGTACTCGTTCTTCTTCATATGGAAGTCTGTGCAGTATTTCATCGAAATTCGGCGGCTCGTCTACGTTCGTGACTTTTACGTGCACCTCCTCGAGATTCCCGACCAAGACATGCAGACAGTCTCCTGGCAAGACATTGTTGCTCGAATCATGACGCTGCGGGACCAGAATCCAAAGACATCAACCAACATGCCACAGAATCTCCGGCGCTTCATAGGCAGCCAGTCCAAGGAGAGGCTAGATGCCCACGACATTGCAAACAGACTGATGCGCAAGGAAAACTATCTCATTGCCATGATCAATAAAGACGTACTAAACCTTTCCCTTCCTCTACCTTTTATGCGCGGAAGGCAGTTGTTCTCCAAAACAATGGAATGGTATTTGCACTATGGCATCCTCGACATGGCATTTAACGAGCGCGGACAGGTGCGGCAAGACTTCTTACGTGCAGATCGAAGAGGCGTGCTCAGCCAAAAGCTGAAGCAGCGACTATACTTTGCTGGCGCTCTGAATCTCATTTTCGCCCCGGTGGTGCTAGCGTACGTAATAATTGTGTACTTTTTCACGTATTACAAT GAATACCAGAAAGATCCAAAGTTGGCGGCAGCACGAAAGTATACAGCACTAGCGGAGTGGAAGTTCCGAGAATTCAATGAATTACCCCATATCTTCTATGAAAGGCTACACATGTCCTTTCCGTTCGCAACACGGTACATCGATCAGTTTCCCAAGAGAATGACGGAAGATATTGCCCGGAGTCTAGCATTTATGTCTGGGGCCATCactgccgtcctcgccgtctgcACAATTCTTGACTCGGAACTCTTCCTTGGATTTGAGATCACCAAAGACCGGACTGTGCTCTTCTATCTTGGAGTTTTCGGGGGAATATGGGCCATAACACGAGGGATGATATCCGAGGAGACGAGCGTATTCAACCCCGAATACGCTCTGCGGAATGTGATTGAGTATACCCACTACATGCCAGATCATTGGCATGGACGACTGCATAGTTTCGAAGTTAAGCAGGAGTTTTCAGAGCTATACAAGATGAAGGTGGTCATCTTTCTCGAGGAAGTAATGGGCATCATCACGACACCCATGCTCTTGCTCTTCTCACTTCCCATGTGCAGCGAGCAAATTGTAGACTTCTTTCGCGAGTTCACAGTCCACGTGGACGGGCTGGGCTATGTCTGCTCGTTTGCTATGTTCGACTTCAAGAAAGGGGTTGGCGAAGTCGGACAGCAGCAGAGAGGCAGCCATGACTTGCGAGAGGACTATTATTCCACCAAACACGGGAAAATGGCTGCGTCATACTTCGGATTTTTGGACAATTACGTCATTAACCCAAAGACGGGTATACCGGGCCATATGCCGCCTGGGATCCGGCAACAGCAGTTTCATCCTCCACCAGCGTTTCCCAGTCTCAACTCACCAACACTAACCGCCGACTTGCAAGGGTCCAATGCAGGGCGGGCAGCAGAGcctggccggcctcgaggtcgtgCTGCGGGATTAGGAACCATGGGCACACTGCGGTCTGGGCCTGGTCCGGGTGTGGCGCAACCGTCGCCAATGGCCTCGATATTGTTAGATCCCCGCCACCAGCCAGTAACGACTATGCCAAGTCTTGGGGCGAGAAGCTTGCATCGGTCACGGCATCCACGGACAGGCTATCGTGGGGAGAATCGGATTATTGAGGAAACCCTTGAAGACGGTCCTGCAAGCCAGGAATTTGCTGACGAATACGACGATTATGAATCtgggggggggttgggagaGTCGGCATGGGAGACATCGCCAGGGAAGGACCTAAGTCGAGAGAACAGCTCTGCGGCAAACGCagaggagctcgaggcgggTGTTTTGGGCCTGATATACCAGCTACGGCAGACTCAGcatggtcgacgaggaggtgtGGTGTTGTAG